In one window of Planctomycetota bacterium DNA:
- the moaC gene encoding cyclic pyranopterin monophosphate synthase MoaC, translated as MRMIDVAAKPVTERRARASARVRCLATTVERLRSGSLDKGDALAVARLAGVMAAKRTADVVPLCHPLPLDAVEVTVLLPPPGDAMVTIEAVVRATARTGVEMEALVAATAAALALYDCCKSIDRGMVIEQVQLDEKEGGRSGAWRR; from the coding sequence ATCCGCATGATCGACGTCGCCGCCAAGCCGGTGACGGAACGCCGTGCCCGGGCCAGTGCCCGGGTCCGCTGCCTCGCGACGACGGTCGAGCGGCTCCGCAGCGGCTCGCTCGACAAGGGCGACGCCCTCGCCGTCGCCCGGCTGGCCGGCGTGATGGCGGCGAAGCGCACCGCCGATGTCGTGCCGCTGTGCCATCCGCTCCCGCTCGACGCGGTCGAGGTGACCGTGCTCCTCCCGCCGCCGGGCGACGCCATGGTGACCATCGAGGCGGTCGTCCGGGCGACGGCACGGACGGGGGTGGAGATGGAGGCTCTGGTGGCGGCGACGGCCGCCGCACTGGCGTTGTACGACTGCTGCAAGTCGATCGACCGCGGGATGGTGATCGAGCAGGTGCAGCTCGACGAGAAGGAGGGGGGCCGGAGCGGCGCGTGGCGCCGTTAG
- the nrdR gene encoding transcriptional repressor NrdR, with protein MRCPFCRIENDRVIDSRAGDDGNTIRRRRECLSCRRRFTTYERVERQQLTVVKKGGEREPFDRDKLKRGLSRACWKRPVTDADIEGVVTALETEFADGYESEIPSRVIGERLMEALRRLDQVAFVRFASVYRQFKDVRAFVEELEPILAEANLPTGGLPPAAVPRGDA; from the coding sequence GTGCGCTGTCCGTTTTGCCGGATCGAAAACGACCGGGTCATCGATTCACGCGCCGGAGACGACGGCAACACGATCCGGCGGCGCCGGGAGTGCCTGTCGTGCCGGCGCCGGTTCACGACCTACGAGCGGGTCGAGCGCCAGCAGCTCACGGTGGTCAAGAAGGGGGGCGAGCGCGAGCCGTTCGACCGCGACAAGCTCAAGCGCGGGCTTTCGCGTGCCTGCTGGAAGCGCCCGGTCACCGACGCCGATATCGAGGGGGTGGTGACGGCGCTGGAGACGGAGTTCGCCGACGGCTATGAGAGCGAGATCCCCAGCCGCGTCATCGGCGAGCGGCTGATGGAGGCGTTGCGGCGTCTCGACCAGGTGGCCTTCGTGCGCTTCGCCAGCGTGTACCGGCAGTTCAAGGACGTCCGCGCCTTCGTCGAGGAGTTGGAGCCGATTCTCGCCGAGGCCAACCTCCCGACCGGCGGTCTTCCGCCCGCCGCGGTCCCGCGCGGCGACGCCTGA
- the dnaX gene encoding DNA polymerase III subunit gamma/tau, protein MPPPDRNSVAGEGEQAAGYRVVARRYRPQRFADLVGQEHVARGLSGAIESGRVGHAYLFTGARGVGKTSAARILAKALQCQRGPAAEPCDACDACLAIAGGQDIDVLEIDAASNRGIDEIRQLRQNVAVRPARGRFKVYIIDEVHMLTREAFNALLKTLEEPPPHVKFVLCTTEPDKLPVTILSRCQRFDFHVVDAPAIAGRLAQIVAAEGMAITAPAIDLVARRANGSMRDSQSLLEQLLGGIVGDGTPREIGIDDVHALIGTGRDELVGAILRAIFDRDPRAALAGLDAALRGGADCGGVLEQILGALRDCLVASVGSGREALREGDGLGIDLLDAGPRLGTATVLAMLQIVDQALARMRSSAHPTVLAEMAVVRLAALEDLDGLATLVGTLSAPAGAVPAAGPPERREKKTADLTAAVPAPHAVAPAFAVPQPSAAPAASAPVAPGVSADAEPLVVWRECGRIVGGLAADFADLAVQAVWHEGRLAVTLPAGARMALDFLRGSDVVTGLQRALVGIVGRPASVAVDLAADEADAGGASSPGPKADAGSGAGLSQAALVRAATAHPLVRQACELFDGSIRRVDPPRPREVDGTGAAVAVVPATEPVGGDAVGMAAEASGGEPDG, encoded by the coding sequence ATGCCCCCTCCCGATCGGAACTCCGTCGCCGGGGAGGGGGAGCAGGCGGCCGGGTACCGGGTGGTCGCACGCCGCTATCGGCCCCAGCGCTTCGCCGATCTCGTCGGCCAGGAGCACGTCGCCCGTGGCCTCTCGGGGGCGATCGAGTCCGGGCGCGTCGGGCACGCCTACCTGTTCACTGGCGCCCGCGGCGTGGGCAAGACCAGTGCCGCGCGGATCCTCGCCAAGGCCCTGCAGTGCCAGCGCGGTCCGGCGGCCGAGCCGTGCGACGCCTGCGACGCCTGCCTGGCGATCGCCGGCGGCCAGGACATCGACGTCCTCGAGATCGACGCCGCCAGCAACCGCGGCATCGACGAGATCCGCCAGCTCCGCCAGAACGTCGCCGTCCGGCCGGCGCGGGGGCGGTTCAAGGTGTACATCATCGACGAAGTCCACATGCTCACGCGCGAGGCGTTCAACGCCCTCCTCAAGACGCTCGAGGAGCCGCCGCCGCACGTCAAGTTCGTCCTCTGCACGACCGAGCCCGACAAACTCCCGGTGACGATCCTCTCGCGCTGCCAGCGGTTCGACTTCCACGTCGTCGACGCGCCGGCGATCGCCGGACGGCTCGCGCAGATCGTCGCGGCCGAGGGGATGGCGATCACGGCCCCGGCGATCGACCTCGTCGCCCGGCGGGCCAACGGCAGCATGCGCGACAGCCAGTCGCTCCTCGAGCAGCTGCTCGGCGGCATCGTGGGCGACGGCACGCCGCGCGAGATCGGGATCGACGACGTCCATGCCCTCATCGGCACCGGCCGCGACGAACTGGTCGGCGCTATCCTCCGCGCGATCTTCGACCGCGATCCGCGCGCGGCGCTGGCCGGACTCGACGCCGCCCTCCGCGGCGGGGCCGACTGCGGCGGCGTGCTCGAGCAGATCCTCGGGGCGCTGCGTGACTGCCTGGTGGCGAGCGTCGGCTCCGGCCGCGAGGCGCTCCGGGAAGGGGACGGCCTGGGGATCGATCTCCTCGACGCCGGACCCCGGCTCGGCACGGCCACGGTCCTGGCGATGCTGCAGATCGTCGACCAGGCACTGGCGCGGATGCGCTCGAGCGCCCACCCGACGGTGCTCGCCGAGATGGCGGTGGTCCGGTTGGCGGCACTCGAGGACCTCGACGGGCTGGCCACCCTCGTCGGCACGCTGTCGGCACCGGCGGGCGCGGTCCCGGCCGCGGGCCCGCCGGAGCGGCGCGAAAAAAAAACGGCTGACCTGACTGCGGCCGTGCCGGCCCCGCACGCGGTAGCGCCGGCGTTCGCCGTGCCGCAGCCGTCGGCAGCGCCTGCGGCCTCCGCGCCTGTCGCCCCCGGAGTCAGTGCCGATGCCGAGCCGCTCGTGGTGTGGCGCGAGTGTGGCCGGATCGTCGGCGGTCTGGCCGCCGATTTCGCCGACCTCGCCGTGCAGGCGGTGTGGCACGAGGGCCGGCTCGCCGTCACGTTGCCCGCCGGGGCGCGGATGGCGCTCGACTTTCTCCGTGGTTCCGACGTGGTCACGGGGCTCCAGCGGGCGCTGGTCGGGATCGTCGGGCGTCCTGCGAGCGTCGCGGTCGACCTCGCCGCCGACGAGGCGGACGCCGGGGGGGCTTCGTCCCCGGGCCCGAAGGCCGACGCCGGGAGCGGCGCCGGGCTCTCGCAGGCGGCGCTGGTCCGCGCCGCGACCGCGCATCCGCTCGTCCGACAGGCGTGTGAACTTTTCGACGGTTCCATCCGCCGGGTCGACCCGCCCCGGCCCCGCGAGGTCGACGGCACCGGTGCCGCGGTCGCCGTCGTGCCGGCGACGGAGCCCGTGGGCGGCGATGCGGTGGGGATGGCCGCGGAAGCCTCAGGAGGGGAGCCCGATGGCTGA
- the recR gene encoding recombination protein RecR, which translates to MADEQAPRDRPGRRTPRAVAEGVGGPIGRLVDAFAGLPGIGRKSAERLAHHVLQMPAAEALAFADAIRAVREDLRPCTVCGNLGEQERCSICVDPRRDLATICVVERVRDLAAFEEAGHYRGVYHVLGGRLSPLAGIGPERLAIESLVARIRGGAVREVIMATTPSVEGDATALAVVQRLAGLPVTITRLARGLTVGTPLEHANRDMLADALAERRAF; encoded by the coding sequence ATGGCTGACGAGCAGGCCCCACGGGACCGGCCCGGGCGGCGCACGCCGCGCGCCGTGGCCGAGGGTGTCGGCGGGCCGATCGGGCGCCTGGTCGACGCCTTCGCCGGGCTCCCGGGGATCGGCCGCAAGTCGGCAGAGAGGCTCGCCCACCATGTCCTGCAGATGCCCGCCGCCGAGGCGCTGGCGTTCGCCGACGCCATCCGCGCCGTGCGTGAGGACCTTCGCCCCTGCACGGTGTGTGGCAATCTCGGCGAGCAGGAACGCTGCTCGATCTGCGTCGATCCGCGCCGTGACCTGGCCACGATCTGCGTCGTCGAGCGGGTCCGCGACCTGGCGGCCTTCGAGGAAGCCGGGCACTACCGTGGCGTCTACCACGTCCTCGGCGGCCGGCTGTCGCCGCTGGCGGGCATCGGTCCGGAGCGGCTCGCCATCGAGTCCCTCGTCGCCCGGATCCGGGGAGGCGCGGTTCGCGAGGTGATCATGGCGACGACGCCGAGCGTCGAGGGGGATGCGACGGCGCTGGCCGTCGTCCAGCGGCTCGCCGGGCTCCCCGTGACGATCACCAGGCTGGCCCGTGGGCTGACGGTCGGCACCCCCCTCGAGCATGCCAATCGTGACATGCTCGCCGACGCCCTGGCCGAACGCCGCGCCTTCTGA
- a CDS encoding helix-turn-helix domain-containing protein, with amino-acid sequence MKVFTTGQVAKICKVAPRTVSKWFDSGRLKGYRIPGSQDRRIPREYLIRFLKEHGMPLGDLEDEAMAKVLLVGQDQVLIENLKKHLPVERSFKIQVAASGFEAGIQAESFHPDCIVVDYSIGRIDAQQICQNLRRNPEYADTIVIALLPDDGSQITVDRAHVNESFKKPFDVALLAERLRTLIGARKELV; translated from the coding sequence ATGAAGGTTTTCACGACGGGCCAGGTCGCCAAAATCTGTAAAGTCGCCCCCCGTACGGTGAGCAAGTGGTTCGACTCGGGACGCCTCAAGGGCTACCGCATCCCCGGGTCACAGGACCGGCGGATCCCGCGGGAGTACCTGATCCGGTTCCTCAAGGAACACGGCATGCCGCTGGGTGACCTCGAGGACGAGGCGATGGCCAAGGTCCTCCTCGTGGGTCAGGACCAGGTGCTCATCGAAAACCTCAAGAAGCACCTTCCCGTGGAGCGCTCGTTCAAGATCCAGGTGGCCGCCAGCGGGTTCGAGGCCGGCATCCAGGCGGAGAGTTTCCATCCCGACTGCATCGTCGTCGATTACTCGATCGGCCGCATCGACGCCCAGCAGATCTGCCAAAATCTTCGCCGCAATCCCGAGTACGCCGACACGATCGTGATCGCACTGCTGCCCGACGACGGCTCGCAGATCACGGTCGACAGGGCCCACGTCAACGAGAGCTTCAAGAAGCCGTTCGACGTCGCCCTCCTCGCCGAGCGCCTGCGGACGCTGATCGGCGCCCGCAAGGAACTCGTCTGA
- the rpoN gene encoding RNA polymerase factor sigma-54, with protein MRMSFGQEMRMAQKQVLAPRMIQSMEILQLPLLALEERIEQEIQNNETLEVDEGDGDLPVAEVAPAPEVGKPLDEQPLVVDQEHANQADFERSYDWAAEYPDSDDDRSRPSAGRIEEASDRYLDAIANMEERPETLFNHLSDQLSGYDLTPGQRQAAERVINNLDANGYLPLPLEELIDPDGPAGQLADLTQALEIVQSMDPTGVGARDLRECLLLQIRPETPCSRQLRRLVGDHLEDLAANRLPFIEKKTGFSIAEIERLRRLLHSLNPKPGAAFIVRVVPAVKPDAYVEQQPDGTWKVRLEDVDLPNLRISPTYRAMLADADTTPATREYIKRKINAAQWLIESIEQRRSTLLKTAQAIVDHQTRFLTEGPEAIEPLKMQQIADRIVMHVTTVSRAVDDKWLQTPRGLYALRRFFVGGTVSADGDEVAWDTVRLKLQEIIQGEPKDAPYSDDDLVEQLAARGITLARRTVTKYRKAMKIPSSRQRRDWTLARRSDRTPAAADEPLPEGIEEIDAAPADGAGDDDGIDHRADPLADGFQPAAVAALPPRFDGDHGGVIGS; from the coding sequence ATGCGGATGTCGTTCGGCCAGGAAATGCGGATGGCGCAAAAGCAGGTGCTTGCGCCGCGCATGATCCAGTCGATGGAGATCCTGCAGTTGCCGTTGCTCGCCCTCGAGGAGCGGATCGAGCAGGAGATCCAGAACAACGAGACGCTCGAGGTCGACGAGGGGGATGGAGACCTTCCGGTGGCGGAAGTTGCCCCCGCTCCCGAGGTGGGCAAGCCGCTCGACGAGCAGCCCCTCGTCGTCGACCAGGAGCATGCCAATCAGGCCGATTTCGAGCGCTCCTACGATTGGGCGGCTGAATACCCCGATTCCGACGACGACCGCAGCCGCCCCAGTGCCGGCCGGATCGAGGAGGCCTCCGATCGCTACCTTGACGCGATCGCCAACATGGAGGAACGGCCGGAAACGCTGTTCAACCACCTCTCCGACCAGCTCTCCGGATACGACCTCACCCCCGGGCAGCGCCAGGCCGCCGAACGGGTGATCAACAACCTCGACGCCAACGGGTACCTGCCGTTGCCGCTCGAGGAACTGATCGATCCCGACGGGCCGGCGGGGCAACTCGCTGATCTCACTCAGGCCCTCGAAATCGTGCAGAGCATGGATCCGACCGGGGTCGGGGCCCGCGATCTCCGCGAGTGCCTGCTCCTCCAGATCCGTCCCGAAACCCCCTGCTCGCGGCAGCTGCGGCGGCTGGTCGGCGACCACCTCGAGGATCTGGCGGCCAACCGGCTCCCGTTCATCGAGAAGAAGACCGGCTTCAGCATCGCCGAGATTGAGCGGCTGCGGCGCCTCCTCCACTCGCTCAATCCGAAGCCCGGGGCGGCGTTCATCGTCCGGGTGGTGCCCGCGGTGAAGCCCGACGCCTACGTCGAGCAGCAGCCCGACGGGACGTGGAAGGTCCGCCTCGAGGACGTCGACCTGCCGAACCTGCGGATCAGCCCGACCTACCGGGCGATGCTCGCCGACGCCGACACGACACCCGCCACGCGCGAGTACATCAAGCGCAAGATCAACGCCGCCCAGTGGCTGATCGAGTCGATCGAGCAGCGCCGCTCGACGCTCCTCAAGACGGCCCAGGCGATCGTCGACCACCAGACGCGGTTTCTCACCGAGGGGCCGGAGGCGATCGAGCCGCTCAAAATGCAGCAGATCGCCGACCGGATCGTGATGCACGTCACCACCGTGAGCCGCGCGGTCGACGACAAATGGCTGCAGACGCCGCGCGGGTTGTACGCGCTGCGGCGGTTCTTCGTCGGCGGGACGGTGAGTGCCGACGGCGACGAGGTCGCCTGGGACACCGTCCGCCTCAAGCTTCAGGAGATCATCCAGGGCGAGCCGAAGGACGCGCCCTACAGCGACGACGACCTCGTCGAGCAGCTCGCGGCGCGGGGAATCACGCTGGCGCGGCGGACGGTGACCAAGTACCGCAAGGCGATGAAGATCCCCAGCTCGCGGCAGCGTCGTGACTGGACGCTCGCGCGCCGCTCCGACCGGACCCCGGCGGCGGCCGACGAGCCGCTCCCCGAGGGGATCGAGGAGATCGACGCCGCGCCGGCCGACGGCGCGGGGGACGACGACGGCATCGACCACCGCGCGGATCCCCTCGCCGACGGGTTCCAACCGGCGGCCGTGGCGGCGCTGCCGCCGCGATTCGACGGTGACCACGGTGGGGTGATCGGCAGCTGA